The Siansivirga zeaxanthinifaciens CC-SAMT-1 region TCATAGTTACATCGCTGTACATATAGGTTGCGTATGGGTCGGGTGCCTGGTGGTGGTCTATCATGATTTTTAGTGCAGTACTATGAGCCAGCATGTGCTCCATGTTTCCGGCTCTATGAAAGGCATTAAAATCTAAAGTGAAAATAATATCGGCTTCGCGTATATAATTGTTACACATTTTAGTTTGTAAATCGTGCTTTAATATGGTGCTTTCGCCAGGAATCCATTTTAAAAAATGCGGATAATCGTTAGGAGCAATTACTATGACGTCTTGATTTTTCTTTTGAAGATAATGATAAAGCCCCATGGTAGAACCTACAGCGTCACCATCTGGGTTTTTATGTGGAACAATAACAATTTTGTTTTTATTTGATAGTAAGGCTTTTATGTTTGTTATGTCTTGTTTTTTCATAGACCACCAATATACAATTTTTTTAAAATTAGCAGGTCTTGTTTTTATGGATAAATACCTTACTTTTGCAGCAAAATTGCAAGCGTTTTGCAATGACTGTTTTTTAATATAAATTGATGTTTTAGAAAACAGCTTAATTAAATTTTAAAAAAGAAAAAACAAGCCATGGCTACAAACAGAACATTTACAATGCTAAAACCAGACTCTGTAGAAAAGGGTAATATTGGTGCAATATTAGAAAAAATTACAGCTTCAGGATTTAGAATTGTAGCAATGAAATTAACACAAATGACAACTGCCGATGCTAAAGCATTTTATGGCATACACAGTGAGCGTCCGTTTTTTCCTGAATTAGTTGAATACATGACTAGAGGACCAATTGTTGCTGCTATTTTAGAAAAAGAGAATGCTGTTGAAGATTTTAGAACCTTAATTGGAGCAACAAATCCTGCTGATGCTGCAGAAGGCACTATTAGAAAATTATTCGCAAATTCTATTAGCGAAAATGCTGTTCACGGTAGTGACAGCGATGAAAACGCTGCCATCGAAGGTGCTTTCCATTTTTCTGGCAGAGAGATGTTTTAATTAAAACACATATTTTAAATAAAAAACCCACAATGTTATTGTGGGTTTTTTGTTGTCTTAAAAAAATTAAATAGTATATATTAAATTACTTTTACATTTACTGCGTTTAATCCTTTTTTACCTTCTTTTAATTCAAATTCAACAACGTCGCCTTCACGAACTTCGTCAATTAAACCTGAAATGTGAACAAAATGTTCTTTTTTCGAACCATCTTCAATAATAAAACCGAAGCCTTTAGCATCATTGAAAAATTTTACAGTTCCTTTAATCATATTTAAGTTGTTAATAGTTAGGATTATAAAAGTAATATAAAAGTTTTTAAAAATTAATTTTATTTTTTAATAATTTTTAATCTTTTAAAGCACAAAAAAAGGCTATCGTTTACGATAGCCTTTTAAATGTAATTGTTAAAGTATATTGTTAGATTACTTTTACGTTTACGGCGTTTAATCCTTTTCTACCTTCTTGTAGATCGAATTCTACGGCATCACCTTCACGAATTTCATCGATAAGTCCTGAAATGTGTACGAAATGTTCTTTGTTGTTGTCATCTTCAACGATGAATCCAAAACCTTTAGAGTCGTTGAAAAATTTTACGGTACCTTTACTCATTGTATTTGTATTATAATAAATTAAGTGACAAATGTAACTTAAATAACAATACCTTGTTAGTTTTTTGGCTTTTTTTTATAGAAATATGTAATATCTAATTATCTTAAAATCAGTTTTTTAATAATTTCTTTTCCAAGTTGTTCGTTTAACATGGTAATTATTTTTTCTTTGCCATAACTTAATTCTTCTCTTAAAACACTGGAAGTTAGTTGTATATAAAGCGTGTCTCTTTCTAAATTTACAGATGTTGTATAATTATTTACACCATTCCCCATTAATTCTGCCCAAGCATCTGCAACATTAACTTTATTCAATCCTTTTTCTAAATTATTGGTTTGAACAAATTCTTTTAAGGCATCAGATATACTTATATGTTCGTTATTTCGTTTTGCCATGTTTTAATATGAATGTTTTAAATTGTAAATAAAGCTAGTTTTTTCAGCAAAGCTTCTTTTTGATACCAATCGTTGTAAACTAATTCTAATTGATTTGGTTTGAAACTTCCAAAGTTATAATCTTTATAAGAATCTATCAATTTTAAAAAGGCCGATTTATCAGTTAATTGTTCTTTAAAACGAATTATGGTGCTATGTGCCGTTTGAATGGCGTATCGTTTATCTATACTTTGCTCTAAGTTCGTGTTTTTAAAATGAGTTCTTAAGTTATTTCTAATAATATTTAAGGAATCATTTGTTAAAAAGCCCTGAAGCATGATACACGAAGGAGAAGCGGTTAACCCTTTAAATGTAATTTCAATTTCTGGATTTTCAATTAAACTGTTATTAATTACCTCTATGTACTGGTTAATATCTATGTTTTCGAGTTTAAAACCATTATAACAAGAAATTATAGACATAACCGTTATATGGATGTCTTCATTTTTGTAATAATATTGATGGGGTTCAATGGCTTTAAATTGATTGAGAACGCGCTGAATATTGTTTTTAACCTCTTGGCTGGGTCGTAATAATAAGGTAATGCCAAACCGGTTGTCGTTTTTGTCGTTAATTAAAGGATCGACTTGGTAGGTGTTGTTTTTTATTTTGTTAACAGCATCGAGATATAAATTTCTGTAATGTTGCGCTAAATTCATGGAAATTAAAGTCTGAAAATCTCATACGATTGATGGGCTTGTTTTACAGCTTTTTCGGTACGGTCGGCGTGTGTATCACTAATAAATAACTGTCCGAAATTTTCATCGTCTACCAATTTTATTATTTGAGCCACTCTGTTTTCATCTAATTTATCAAAAATATCATCTAACAATAAGATGGGGTTAACACCACTCTGAGCTTTTATAAAATCGAATTGTGCCAATTTTAAAGCAATTAAAAATGATTTTTGCTGCCCTTGGCTACCAAATTTTTTTATGGGGTGACCTTCAATATTAAAAATTAAATCATCTTTATGAATACCTACACTGGTATATTGAAGTGCTTTGTCCTTATTAATGTTAGAATTTAAAAGATTATAAAGCGAATCTTCAAATAAAGTACTGTCGTAAACAAGTTCTACCTCCTCGTTATTGCTGCTAATAACTTTATATCGTGCTTTAAATATAGGAATAAAGGTTTTTAAAAAGGCTTCTCGTTTTTCAAAAATCACCGATCCGAAATCGTTTAACTGCGTATTGTAAACATCTAAAGTGTCTTTATTAAAAGTATGATTAAGGGCAAAATATTTCAACAACGCATTTCTTTGCGCTAAAATTTTATTGTAATTAATTAGGTGGTTTAAATAGGTTTTATCGCTTTGCGAGATCACACTATCTATAAATTTTCTTCGTGTTTCGCTGCCTTCAATAATTAAATCTCTATCGGCTGGCGAAATAATAACTAAAGGCAAAAAGCCTATATGGTCACTAAATTTTTCGTAGGGTTTGCCGTTACGCTTAATTACTTTTTTTTGTCCTCGTTTTAAACTTACTATAACTTTTTCAGTTTTTTCTTCTTTTATATAGTCACCATTAATAACAAAAAAGTCTTCATCGTGTTTTATATTCTGACTAGCAACGGGGTTGAAATAACTTTTACCAAACGATAAGTGATAAATGGCATCTAAAACATTGGTTTTACCAATACCATTATTCCCCACAATGCAATTTATTTTATGGTTGAAAGTAAATTGTTTGCTTTCAAAATTTTTATAATTAAGTAACGATAACGTTGTTAAAATCATGAAAAAAATGGGTTGTAGTAAATTAAGAATTCGTGACTCTTTAAAAGGATGTGCAAATTATTGAAAAATATCAAATAAATAACCTTTTAGTTATGAAGAAAAATTATATTTTTGCGGCGCATTAATTTTAGACTAGATAAATGGCAACATATAATAAAAGAGGTTACAAACCTAAAACTAAAGAAGAGAAAGAGCACGTTGAGGAGATCGAATCAACAACAGCAGAAGTATTTAATACCTTAGATGAAACAGCTTCAAAAACTGAAGATTTTGTAGCGAAAAATCAAAAATATATATTCATTATAATAGGTGTTGTTGCGGTTTTAGTATTAGGCTATTTAGGTTATAAAGAATTTATTGCTAAACCTAAACAAGTAACTGCTATGAACGATATGTTTCAAGCTCAAAAATATTTCGATCAGGCAGTAAATGCTGTTGAGAAAGATTCTTTATTTACATTGTCTTTAAATGGAGGCGAAGGTAAATATGGTATGATTGATATTATTAATGAATACAGTGGTACGCCTACAGCAAACTTAGCGCATTATTATGCTGGCACAGCTTATTTAAGACTTAAAGATTACAAAAATGCCGTAAAGTATTTAAGCGATTTTGAAAGTGATGATGAAATTTTAGCACCATTAGCAAAAGGTAATATTGGTGATGCTTTTGTGCAATTAAATCAGCCAAAAGATGCTCTTGAATACTACGAAAATGCAGCAAATTTAAGAGATAACGAATACACTACACCAATGTATTTGTACAAAGCAGGTGCTATTGCTTTAGATTTAGGCGATGCAGATAAAGCACTTACGTATTTTAATAAAATTAAAGACATGTATCCTAATTCTAGTGAAGCAAGCTCTATAGAGGTATTTATAGGAAAAGCGCAAGTGTTAGCAGGAAAATAAACTATGGCTACAATAAATAAAAATTTATCTCATTACGATAAAGCTACAATCCCAAATGCGAAAGACTTTCGATTTGGGATTGTTGTTTCAGAGTGGAATGATACCATTACCGAAGGATTATGTAAAGGCGCCATTGAGGCTTTAATAGAAAATGGTGTTTTACCAGAAAATATTACACGCTGGAATGTGCCAGGAAGTTATGAACTTATTTATGGCAGTAAAAAAATGCAGCAACAAAATGTGGATGCGGTTATTGCCATAGGAAGTGTTATTCAAGGTGAAACCAAGCATTTCGATTTTGTTTGTGAAGGCGTTGCTCAGGGTATAAAAGACTTAAATGTGCTTCATGATACACCTGTTATATTTTGTGTATTAACCGATAATACTATGCAGCAAGCTATCGATCGTTCGGGTGGTAAGCATGGAAATAAAGGCACTGAAGCTGCTATTGCTGCAATTAAAATGGCAGACTTACGTAAAAACAGTTAAGGCTTTTTTCTATTCTGGCTTTAACTGTTGTAGCTACAAGTCAAAAATATTATTATTCAAAATGTTGGTGTTGTCTAATTGTTTGTTAACATTTTTTGGCAAATCAAACCCGTGTTTCTGTTCTTTTTTAAGTATTTTTGAGGTATAAGTATTCGTCAAAATTGTTTAATCAACGTAAAAATAAAACCTTTAATTATCAGCCTCGATTTCAAAAAAAATCGGAGACTGAAAATTTTTCAGAAACTTCTGAGAAACCTGATTTTATATCTAAATGGAAAGGTGAAAATTATAGTACACGTAAAGTTAAAGGCGTTATGTCATTAAAAACATTGCTTTTAATTTTGGTATTATTATTGATTTGCATGTATATATTGGATTCTAAATTCAATTAAAAAAAGTTAGATATTATGGGGCTTTTAAAACAGCGTAAAAATAAAAAATTTAGTTACCAACCGCGATATTTTAATGATAATGGCGAAGGTAACCCTTTTGAAATAAAGCATAAATTTGACGAGTTTAGAAAAACGGTAGGTCCTAACGTAGGTTTAAAAACAAAATTTAAAAATGCCTTAGATGACCTAAAAAACAACAGAGATAAAGAAACCAACAGACGTATATTAATTATTGTGTTGATACTGGTGTTTTTGTTTTTATTAATAATTGATTTCGATTTATCTATATTTTTTAAATAATTCATGGCAGATATTATTCAGCTTCTACCCGATCATGTAGCCAATCAAATAGCAGCTGGAGAGGTAGTACAACGTCCAGCCTCGGTAGTAAAAGAGTTATTAGAAAATGCCATTGATGCCGGAGCAACTTCCATAAAGCTTATTGTTAAAGATGCCGGGAAAACCCTGGTGCAGGTAATAGACAATGGAAAAGGCATGAGTGCTACCGATGCCAGACTTAGCTTTGAAAGACATGCTACCTCAAAAATTAGAAGTGCCGAAGATTTATTTCAACTAAATACAAAAGGGTTTAGGGGAGAGGCTTTAGCCAGTATTGCAGCGATTGCCCATGTAGAGTTAAAAACCAAACAAGAAACAGACGAGGTAGGAACCGTTATTGTAATTGAAGGTAGTACGGTAACCGAACAAGATATTGTTGTTACGCCCAACGGAACTTCTATTGCTGTTAAAAATTTATTTTTTAATATTCCT contains the following coding sequences:
- a CDS encoding nucleoside-diphosphate kinase; the encoded protein is MATNRTFTMLKPDSVEKGNIGAILEKITASGFRIVAMKLTQMTTADAKAFYGIHSERPFFPELVEYMTRGPIVAAILEKENAVEDFRTLIGATNPADAAEGTIRKLFANSISENAVHGSDSDENAAIEGAFHFSGREMF
- a CDS encoding cold-shock protein; the encoded protein is MIKGTVKFFNDAKGFGFIIEDGSKKEHFVHISGLIDEVREGDVVEFELKEGKKGLNAVNVKVI
- a CDS encoding cold-shock protein, which encodes MSKGTVKFFNDSKGFGFIVEDDNNKEHFVHISGLIDEIREGDAVEFDLQEGRKGLNAVNVKVI
- a CDS encoding DUF721 domain-containing protein, whose translation is MAKRNNEHISISDALKEFVQTNNLEKGLNKVNVADAWAELMGNGVNNYTTSVNLERDTLYIQLTSSVLREELSYGKEKIITMLNEQLGKEIIKKLILR
- a CDS encoding AKAP7-like phosphoesterase domain-containing protein; its protein translation is MNLAQHYRNLYLDAVNKIKNNTYQVDPLINDKNDNRFGITLLLRPSQEVKNNIQRVLNQFKAIEPHQYYYKNEDIHITVMSIISCYNGFKLENIDINQYIEVINNSLIENPEIEITFKGLTASPSCIMLQGFLTNDSLNIIRNNLRTHFKNTNLEQSIDKRYAIQTAHSTIIRFKEQLTDKSAFLKLIDSYKDYNFGSFKPNQLELVYNDWYQKEALLKKLALFTI
- the recF gene encoding DNA replication/repair protein RecF (All proteins in this family for which functions are known are DNA-binding proteins that assist the filamentation of RecA onto DNA for the initiation of recombination or recombinational repair.), whose amino-acid sequence is MILTTLSLLNYKNFESKQFTFNHKINCIVGNNGIGKTNVLDAIYHLSFGKSYFNPVASQNIKHDEDFFVINGDYIKEEKTEKVIVSLKRGQKKVIKRNGKPYEKFSDHIGFLPLVIISPADRDLIIEGSETRRKFIDSVISQSDKTYLNHLINYNKILAQRNALLKYFALNHTFNKDTLDVYNTQLNDFGSVIFEKREAFLKTFIPIFKARYKVISSNNEEVELVYDSTLFEDSLYNLLNSNINKDKALQYTSVGIHKDDLIFNIEGHPIKKFGSQGQQKSFLIALKLAQFDFIKAQSGVNPILLLDDIFDKLDENRVAQIIKLVDDENFGQLFISDTHADRTEKAVKQAHQSYEIFRL
- a CDS encoding tetratricopeptide repeat protein; the encoded protein is MATYNKRGYKPKTKEEKEHVEEIESTTAEVFNTLDETASKTEDFVAKNQKYIFIIIGVVAVLVLGYLGYKEFIAKPKQVTAMNDMFQAQKYFDQAVNAVEKDSLFTLSLNGGEGKYGMIDIINEYSGTPTANLAHYYAGTAYLRLKDYKNAVKYLSDFESDDEILAPLAKGNIGDAFVQLNQPKDALEYYENAANLRDNEYTTPMYLYKAGAIALDLGDADKALTYFNKIKDMYPNSSEASSIEVFIGKAQVLAGK
- the ribH gene encoding 6,7-dimethyl-8-ribityllumazine synthase; this encodes MATINKNLSHYDKATIPNAKDFRFGIVVSEWNDTITEGLCKGAIEALIENGVLPENITRWNVPGSYELIYGSKKMQQQNVDAVIAIGSVIQGETKHFDFVCEGVAQGIKDLNVLHDTPVIFCVLTDNTMQQAIDRSGGKHGNKGTEAAIAAIKMADLRKNS